The following are encoded together in the Rhizobium tumorigenes genome:
- a CDS encoding flagellar protein, which translates to MKAMDTDAGAKPLTEQKRKRVLRGDTALKGAGLALAALSAFFPWYVFLNPDKFGMQVAEGERTRALPSSWEQRNVFSVSPMGLANSNETDSKPPLDTDQLTTATTGTAAPADVKGADAENQPFPGVSDFRLLHVSNGRALIQDAAGMYVVRIGSVLPDNSRLSRLEQRKGKWVMITSTGAVYDAN; encoded by the coding sequence GTGAAAGCAATGGATACAGACGCCGGCGCAAAGCCGTTGACGGAGCAGAAGCGCAAGCGTGTCCTGCGCGGCGATACAGCGCTGAAGGGTGCCGGCCTGGCGCTGGCCGCCCTGTCTGCTTTCTTCCCCTGGTATGTATTCCTGAACCCCGACAAGTTCGGCATGCAGGTTGCCGAGGGCGAACGCACCCGTGCTTTGCCGAGCAGCTGGGAACAGCGCAACGTCTTCAGCGTCTCCCCGATGGGATTGGCCAACAGCAACGAGACGGACAGCAAGCCTCCCCTCGATACCGATCAATTGACGACGGCGACGACCGGCACCGCCGCTCCCGCCGACGTCAAAGGCGCCGATGCCGAAAACCAGCCGTTTCCCGGCGTCTCCGATTTCCGCCTGCTGCACGTTTCGAACGGTCGTGCGCTCATTCAGGATGCAGCCGGCATGTATGTCGTGAGGATCGGGTCTGTCCTTCCCGACAACAGCCGCCTTTCGCGCCTCGAGCAGCGCAAGGGCAAGTGGGTGATGATCACCTCGACCGGCGCCGTCTACGACGCCAACTGA
- the flgB gene encoding flagellar basal body rod protein FlgB, with product MQPIQLFDLASRQAEWLSVRQQVVAGNIANANTPKFHAKDVTPFEAVLNNQTVGMARTNPAHLSGSEMGTTGKVGVEEASLDQEIGVQESGNTVGLESELTKTGEIQRQYGLNTALVSSFNRMMMMVVGK from the coding sequence ATGCAACCGATCCAGCTTTTTGACCTAGCATCGCGCCAAGCAGAATGGTTGTCGGTGCGTCAGCAGGTGGTTGCAGGCAACATCGCCAACGCCAACACCCCCAAATTCCATGCCAAGGACGTCACGCCGTTCGAAGCCGTGCTCAACAACCAGACGGTTGGCATGGCGCGCACGAACCCGGCGCATCTTTCAGGCAGCGAAATGGGCACCACCGGCAAAGTCGGTGTCGAGGAAGCCTCTCTAGATCAGGAAATCGGTGTCCAGGAATCTGGCAACACCGTTGGCCTGGAATCCGAACTGACCAAGACCGGTGAAATTCAGCGGCAGTACGGTTTGAACACCGCCCTCGTCAGTTCCTTCAATCGCATGATGATGATGGTCGTGGGGAAATAA
- the flgC gene encoding flagellar basal body rod protein FlgC: protein MDPLTAAMKVAGSGLEAQSTRLRIVSENIANARSTGDTPGASPYRRKTVTFGAELDHTNNLTTVGVKKVGQDQGKFVEEYDPGNPAADQRGYVKMPNVNVLVEMADMREANRSYEANLQTIKQSRDLINSTIDLLKS from the coding sequence ATGGATCCATTAACTGCTGCCATGAAGGTGGCAGGCTCAGGTCTCGAAGCTCAATCGACCCGCCTGCGCATCGTTTCGGAAAATATCGCCAACGCGCGTTCGACGGGCGACACGCCAGGCGCAAGCCCTTACCGCCGCAAGACGGTGACCTTTGGTGCCGAACTCGACCACACCAACAACCTGACCACGGTGGGCGTCAAGAAAGTCGGCCAGGACCAGGGCAAGTTCGTCGAGGAGTACGACCCCGGCAATCCGGCTGCGGACCAGAGGGGTTACGTCAAGATGCCGAACGTCAACGTTCTCGTTGAAATGGCCGATATGCGCGAAGCCAATCGCTCCTACGAGGCCAATCTCCAGACGATCAAGCAATCGCGCGATCTTATCAATTCCACCATCGATTTGTTGAAGTCCTGA
- a CDS encoding flagellar hook-basal body complex protein FliE produces the protein MPGLSTGVTTPGATPGADTGMSFASVMSNMAKDTVSTLKGAEAASFAGIKGTMGTREVVDAVMQANQTLQTTVAVRDKLVSAFLDITKMQI, from the coding sequence ATGCCCGGTCTGTCGACTGGCGTGACCACCCCGGGCGCAACGCCTGGCGCCGACACCGGCATGAGCTTTGCTTCTGTCATGAGCAATATGGCCAAGGATACGGTCAGCACCCTGAAGGGGGCTGAAGCTGCCTCCTTCGCCGGGATCAAGGGCACCATGGGCACTCGCGAGGTGGTCGATGCGGTGATGCAGGCCAACCAGACACTGCAAACGACAGTCGCAGTCCGTGACAAGCTTGTTTCGGCCTTCCTAGACATCACGAAAATGCAGATTTAA
- the flgG gene encoding flagellar basal-body rod protein FlgG → MRALAIAATGMDAQQTNLEVIANNIANINTTAYKRSRAEFSDLLYQTERAKGISNRPNQAAVPEGANIGLGVQTSAVRNIHIQGELSQTENDLDVAVVGRGWFQIQMPDGTTAYTRAGSFNKSDTGQIVTVDGNVLQPGITVPSNASKITISTSGEISATIGTSATPTILGQMQLANFVNEAGLQPMGSNLFTQTPASGDPVVSNPNLDGFGAIKQGYLESSNVDPVKEITELITAQRAYEMNSKVITTADDMASVVSKNLK, encoded by the coding sequence ATGAGAGCGCTTGCCATTGCGGCTACGGGCATGGATGCCCAGCAGACCAATCTCGAGGTCATCGCGAACAACATCGCGAACATCAACACGACGGCTTACAAGCGCTCCCGCGCCGAGTTTTCGGACCTTCTCTACCAGACGGAACGGGCCAAGGGCATCTCCAACCGCCCCAACCAGGCAGCTGTACCCGAGGGCGCCAATATCGGTCTCGGCGTGCAGACGTCCGCCGTCCGCAACATCCATATCCAGGGCGAATTGTCGCAGACCGAGAACGATCTCGACGTCGCGGTCGTCGGTCGCGGCTGGTTCCAGATCCAGATGCCCGATGGCACGACGGCCTATACCCGCGCCGGCTCCTTCAACAAGAGCGACACCGGCCAGATCGTTACCGTCGACGGTAACGTCCTGCAGCCTGGGATCACCGTTCCGAGCAATGCCAGCAAGATCACGATCAGCACTTCTGGCGAAATTTCGGCCACCATCGGCACGTCGGCTACGCCGACGATCCTCGGACAGATGCAGCTTGCCAATTTCGTCAACGAGGCAGGCCTGCAGCCAATGGGCAGCAATCTGTTCACCCAGACGCCGGCCTCTGGCGATCCCGTTGTTTCCAATCCCAATCTCGATGGCTTCGGCGCGATCAAGCAGGGCTACCTGGAATCGTCGAACGTCGACCCGGTGAAGGAAATCACCGAGCTGATTACGGCCCAGCGCGCCTACGAAATGAATTCCAAGGTTATCACCACGGCCGACGACATGGCCTCGGTGGTCAGCAAAAACCTCAAGTAG
- the flgA gene encoding flagellar basal body P-ring formation chaperone FlgA, translating to MIVRQAKSVAVAWLAVVGLACGFVLAPSASAEDLGMGKAVVPTEAIYPGDVISSGQLEEVQITNPNLTGDFAHSIDEVVGRVSKRTLLSGRTIAISALRQPFAVTRGSNVRLVMSMGDMMISAAGTPLDDGSIGDKVRARNIDSGIIVNGTVLENGTIRVVAK from the coding sequence ATGATCGTTCGCCAGGCAAAAAGCGTTGCAGTCGCGTGGCTCGCCGTCGTCGGCCTGGCATGCGGGTTCGTGCTGGCCCCCAGCGCCAGTGCGGAAGATCTGGGAATGGGCAAGGCGGTCGTGCCGACGGAAGCCATATATCCCGGCGACGTCATCAGCAGCGGTCAGCTGGAAGAGGTGCAGATCACCAATCCGAACCTCACCGGCGACTTCGCCCACTCGATCGACGAGGTCGTCGGCCGGGTGTCGAAGCGGACATTGCTCTCCGGCCGGACGATCGCGATCTCCGCGCTTCGCCAGCCATTTGCCGTGACGCGCGGTTCCAACGTCCGGCTCGTGATGAGCATGGGCGACATGATGATTTCGGCTGCCGGAACGCCCCTCGACGACGGTTCTATCGGCGACAAGGTCCGCGCCCGCAACATCGATTCCGGTATCATCGTCAACGGCACGGTCCTCGAGAACGGTACGATCCGTGTGGTAGCAAAATGA
- a CDS encoding flagellar basal body P-ring protein FlgI — protein sequence MRSLRLFLAILLMLPSLTAPGPAAAMSSRIKDIASLQAGRDNQLIGYGLIVGLQGTGDGLRSSPFTEQSMRAMLQNLGISTQGGQSSAKNTAAVMVTSNLPPFASPGSRIDVTVSSLGDASSLRGGTLIMTSLSGADGQIYAVAQGSVIVSGFQAQGAAATVTEGVTTAGRVPGGAIVERELPSRFKDSVNLVLQLRNPDFSTSIRIADTVNAYASSRFGAPIAEAKDSQEVAIAKPKTADLTRLMADLENLEVQTDTPAKVVINERTGTIIIGADVRVSPVAVSYGTLTVQVSENPQIIQPQPFSNGETAVQDQTDISATKSGGRVAVLQGPDLKTLVSGLNNIGVKPDGIIAILQGIKSAGALQAELVLQ from the coding sequence ATGAGAAGCCTGCGTCTTTTCCTGGCCATCCTGCTCATGCTGCCAAGCCTGACCGCACCCGGTCCGGCGGCAGCGATGAGTTCGCGCATCAAGGACATTGCCTCGCTGCAGGCCGGCCGCGACAACCAGCTGATCGGCTACGGCCTGATTGTCGGCCTGCAGGGGACCGGCGACGGCCTGCGATCGTCGCCGTTCACCGAGCAATCCATGCGCGCCATGCTCCAGAATCTCGGTATCTCGACACAAGGCGGCCAGTCCAGCGCGAAGAACACCGCCGCTGTCATGGTGACTTCAAACCTTCCCCCATTCGCCAGCCCCGGCAGCCGCATCGACGTGACGGTCAGCTCGCTCGGCGACGCAAGCTCGCTGCGTGGTGGTACGCTGATCATGACATCGCTCAGCGGTGCCGATGGCCAGATCTATGCCGTCGCGCAAGGCTCCGTCATCGTTTCGGGCTTTCAGGCCCAAGGCGCTGCTGCAACGGTGACCGAAGGCGTCACGACTGCCGGCCGCGTGCCCGGAGGCGCCATCGTCGAGCGCGAACTGCCGTCGCGCTTCAAGGACTCGGTCAATCTCGTCCTGCAGCTGCGCAACCCCGATTTCTCGACCTCGATCCGCATCGCCGACACGGTCAATGCCTACGCCTCATCGCGTTTCGGCGCGCCGATTGCCGAAGCCAAGGATTCGCAGGAAGTGGCGATTGCCAAGCCGAAGACGGCCGATCTTACCCGGTTGATGGCCGACCTCGAAAACCTCGAAGTCCAGACCGACACGCCGGCCAAGGTTGTCATCAACGAGCGCACCGGAACGATCATCATCGGTGCCGACGTCCGCGTCTCGCCGGTCGCCGTGAGCTATGGAACGTTGACCGTTCAGGTCAGCGAGAACCCGCAAATCATCCAGCCTCAGCCCTTCAGCAACGGCGAGACGGCCGTCCAGGACCAGACCGATATCTCGGCGACCAAGTCAGGCGGCCGCGTCGCGGTCCTGCAGGGGCCCGACCTGAAGACCCTGGTGTCCGGTCTCAACAATATCGGCGTCAAGCCCGATGGCATCATCGCCATTCTCCAGGGCATCAAATCGGCTGGCGCACTGCAAGCGGAGCTCGTGCTTCAATGA
- a CDS encoding MotE family protein, with the protein MMGRDVLVHLRASCKTVALAAVSAALLTIPGAFAEDTAKPAVDPSSSQDEIRQFCTNIAEPARDQRYLLQKQALEKLQADVDARIAIMDKRKAEYEDWLNRRNDFLAKADDGLVQIYKNMKPDAAAASLNDVKITIASAIIMKLKPSQASLILSEMDPQKAATVTNIMSSASDPNTSKAKDTQ; encoded by the coding sequence ATGATGGGTAGAGACGTCCTCGTGCATCTTCGGGCCAGCTGCAAGACTGTCGCCCTGGCGGCAGTCAGTGCGGCGCTGTTGACCATCCCCGGCGCGTTTGCCGAGGACACGGCAAAGCCGGCGGTCGATCCATCGAGCAGCCAGGACGAGATCCGCCAGTTCTGCACCAACATCGCGGAGCCCGCTCGCGACCAGCGCTACCTGCTGCAGAAGCAGGCGCTGGAAAAACTCCAGGCCGATGTCGACGCCCGCATTGCCATCATGGACAAACGCAAGGCCGAGTACGAGGACTGGCTCAATCGCCGCAACGACTTCCTTGCCAAGGCCGATGACGGCCTCGTCCAGATCTACAAGAACATGAAGCCGGATGCAGCAGCTGCCAGTCTCAACGACGTGAAGATCACCATCGCTTCGGCGATCATCATGAAGCTGAAACCAAGCCAGGCAAGCCTCATCCTCAGCGAAATGGACCCGCAGAAGGCGGCGACCGTGACCAACATCATGTCCAGCGCGTCTGATCCGAACACGTCGAAGGCCAAGGACACACAATGA
- the flgH gene encoding flagellar basal body L-ring protein FlgH — MNKSLPVTLAAMVFLGGCQSQAIKEIGRAPAMSPIGSGLQYAQTPQMSLYPKRPHQVAQGYSLWSDSQAALFKDARALNVGDIMTVNISINDKANWDNETNRDRTNKSGMNYDVNANILGWNPKTTGTGTYGSDTSTDAKGKMQRSEQVTLLVAAVVTGILENGNLVISGSQEVRMNQEIRILNVAGIVRPQDVTAENTISYEKIAEARISYGGRGRLTEIQQPPRGQQAVDLLSPL; from the coding sequence ATGAACAAGTCGCTCCCCGTCACATTGGCTGCAATGGTGTTCCTCGGCGGTTGCCAGTCGCAGGCGATCAAGGAGATCGGCCGGGCGCCGGCCATGAGCCCGATCGGCAGCGGGCTGCAATACGCCCAGACGCCGCAGATGTCCCTCTATCCGAAGCGGCCGCATCAGGTGGCCCAGGGCTATTCGCTGTGGAGCGATTCCCAGGCGGCGCTGTTCAAGGATGCCCGCGCGTTGAATGTCGGCGACATCATGACGGTCAACATCTCGATCAACGACAAGGCCAACTGGGATAACGAGACCAATCGCGACCGGACCAACAAGAGCGGCATGAACTACGACGTCAACGCCAATATTCTGGGCTGGAACCCGAAGACGACGGGAACCGGTACATACGGCTCTGACACCTCCACCGACGCCAAGGGCAAGATGCAGCGCTCCGAGCAGGTCACACTGCTGGTCGCCGCCGTCGTCACCGGCATCCTGGAAAATGGCAACCTCGTCATCAGCGGCTCGCAGGAAGTCCGCATGAACCAGGAAATCCGCATTCTCAACGTCGCCGGCATTGTCAGGCCGCAGGACGTCACGGCCGAGAATACCATCTCCTATGAAAAGATTGCCGAAGCCCGCATCTCCTACGGGGGCCGCGGTCGCCTGACGGAAATCCAGCAGCCGCCGCGCGGCCAGCAGGCCGTCGACCTTCTGTCGCCATTGTAA
- a CDS encoding flagellar basal body-associated FliL family protein has protein sequence MADDEDGKKKKSALIPLIAGVLVLTLVGAGGGWAIGKMVAPKILTAEKAQAAEAKPEAGGKKGEEGALPTIVPEANGILQLDPITSNLAYPSENWVRLEVALMFKGPTDVKMAEDIHQDILAYIRTVSLQQIEGPRGFQYLRDDIQERVDLRSEGRVSKVMFRTFVIE, from the coding sequence ATGGCAGACGACGAAGACGGCAAGAAAAAGAAGAGTGCTTTGATCCCGTTGATCGCCGGCGTGCTGGTGCTGACACTGGTCGGCGCCGGCGGCGGCTGGGCAATCGGCAAGATGGTTGCGCCGAAGATCCTCACTGCGGAAAAGGCCCAGGCAGCCGAGGCAAAGCCCGAGGCTGGCGGCAAGAAGGGCGAGGAGGGCGCGCTGCCAACCATTGTCCCCGAGGCCAACGGCATCCTGCAACTCGACCCCATCACATCCAACCTCGCCTACCCATCGGAAAACTGGGTTCGGCTCGAGGTCGCATTGATGTTCAAGGGGCCGACGGACGTCAAGATGGCGGAAGACATCCACCAGGATATCCTCGCCTATATCCGCACGGTTTCCCTCCAGCAGATCGAGGGTCCGCGCGGCTTTCAATATCTTAGGGACGACATTCAGGAACGTGTTGACCTGCGCTCGGAAGGGCGCGTATCGAAGGTGATGTTCAGAACCTTCGTCATCGAATGA
- the fliP gene encoding flagellar type III secretion system pore protein FliP (The bacterial flagellar biogenesis protein FliP forms a type III secretion system (T3SS)-type pore required for flagellar assembly.): MIRFLCFFIAIMAVPELAAAQQLPTDLFNAPVSGSAAAWIIRTFGLLTILSVAPGILVMVTSFPRFIIAFSILRSGMGLSTTPSNMILLSLALFMTFYVMAPTFDQAWKDGGAPLLANQINETEAVQRIAEPFRTFMSANTREKDIKLFVDLAQERGQTVVVDSKIDYRVLIPAFMISEIRRGFEIGFLVVLPFLVIDLIVSTIVMAMGMMMLPPTSISLPFKILFFVLIDGWNLLVGSLVRSFH, encoded by the coding sequence ATGATTCGATTTCTATGCTTTTTCATCGCCATCATGGCGGTGCCCGAGTTGGCGGCGGCGCAACAGCTTCCGACAGACCTCTTCAACGCGCCTGTCAGCGGCTCGGCAGCGGCCTGGATCATCCGGACTTTCGGCCTTCTGACCATCCTGTCGGTGGCTCCCGGCATCCTGGTGATGGTCACCAGCTTCCCGCGCTTCATCATCGCGTTTTCGATCCTGCGCTCCGGCATGGGCCTCTCCACCACCCCGTCCAACATGATCCTGCTAAGCCTGGCGCTGTTCATGACTTTCTATGTCATGGCACCGACTTTCGACCAGGCATGGAAGGATGGCGGCGCGCCTCTTCTGGCAAACCAGATCAATGAGACGGAGGCCGTGCAGCGCATCGCCGAGCCGTTCCGCACCTTCATGTCCGCCAATACGCGCGAGAAGGACATCAAGCTGTTCGTCGATCTCGCCCAGGAACGCGGCCAGACAGTCGTCGTCGACAGCAAGATCGACTACCGTGTTCTTATTCCAGCCTTCATGATTTCCGAGATCCGCCGCGGCTTCGAGATCGGCTTCCTAGTTGTGCTGCCATTCCTGGTGATCGATCTTATCGTCTCGACCATCGTAATGGCGATGGGCATGATGATGCTGCCGCCGACGTCCATTTCGTTGCCGTTCAAGATCCTGTTCTTCGTGCTGATCGACGGCTGGAACCTGCTGGTCGGCAGCCTCGTCCGATCCTTCCACTGA
- a CDS encoding glycosyl transferase produces MNYKAAFSIASDHYRKGHYTRALEALNELIDVDTSPKTYALLAKTLQKLGFKSEAASSFELAGRQTPVREEYLREALLLHFESGNEDEALAIGSLIFPVALKDPDVAFVLATILLARQEKALLGGLKKILADGLHLRHLTLAAKLLSDDLYDDGNRHIAATLFKRYPDNITFRTLSLIFSREFSDLATIDIQAAPVYAATASGKLDYVRYDNPFFHLHWCGDEALNKLAVHDSSPIAEGHSDKRRKMPHTWSEKIRLGYLSSDFWPGHATMKLMQRVLELQDRDRFEIVLFDHSPLDSQQAQPFDFSKWGQVVDVRDMSDKAAADLIRSHNIDILVDLKGHTKDTRAKILNHMPAPIQVAWLGFPGTTVNIDLDYIIGDHYVLPDASKVHFHEKFCRLPECYQPNDPTHRPKPRPTSRAKHGLPEDAFVFASFNGNRKITSNMVDVWCNILRRTKNTVLWIICNGPRAEANLAARFEARGIHRKRIVFTTRIRYDEHMDRQALADLGIDTFPVNGHTTTSEQLWGGLPVLTLKGTNFASRVSESLLNGIGVPELVAPDMQGYEDMAVALANDRLLVQEYKDRLIRNRYIMPLFDAERFCDHLQMAFETMYERGRQGLEPDHFDVPALPPRTVPFMVEDENPHAIAAE; encoded by the coding sequence TTGAATTACAAAGCTGCTTTTTCGATCGCCTCCGATCACTACAGAAAAGGCCACTACACGCGGGCCCTCGAGGCGCTCAACGAGCTGATCGACGTCGATACCTCGCCGAAAACCTACGCCCTGCTTGCAAAGACACTGCAGAAACTCGGCTTCAAATCCGAGGCGGCCAGTTCTTTCGAACTCGCGGGTCGCCAGACGCCCGTGCGGGAGGAATATTTGCGCGAGGCTCTTTTGCTGCACTTCGAGAGCGGCAATGAAGACGAAGCGCTGGCTATCGGCTCGCTGATCTTCCCGGTGGCTCTCAAGGACCCCGACGTGGCGTTCGTGCTGGCCACCATCCTGCTCGCACGACAGGAGAAGGCACTGCTGGGGGGTCTCAAGAAGATCCTAGCCGACGGATTGCACCTGCGCCACCTGACCCTGGCGGCCAAGCTCCTGAGCGACGATCTCTACGACGACGGCAACCGCCATATCGCGGCAACGCTTTTCAAGCGATATCCCGACAACATCACCTTCCGAACACTGAGCCTGATCTTCAGCCGCGAGTTTTCGGACCTTGCCACCATCGATATCCAGGCGGCACCGGTGTATGCGGCAACGGCTTCGGGCAAGCTCGACTACGTCCGCTACGACAACCCCTTCTTCCACTTGCACTGGTGTGGTGACGAAGCCCTGAACAAGCTCGCGGTGCACGACTCCTCCCCGATTGCCGAAGGGCACAGCGACAAGCGCCGCAAGATGCCGCACACATGGAGCGAGAAGATCCGTCTTGGCTATCTGTCATCGGACTTCTGGCCCGGCCATGCGACGATGAAACTGATGCAGCGCGTTCTCGAGTTGCAGGACAGGGATCGTTTCGAGATCGTCCTGTTCGACCACTCGCCGCTCGACAGCCAGCAGGCCCAACCCTTCGACTTTTCCAAGTGGGGCCAGGTCGTCGATGTCCGTGACATGAGCGACAAGGCAGCAGCGGATCTCATCCGGTCTCACAACATCGACATCCTCGTCGATCTCAAGGGCCACACCAAGGATACGAGGGCAAAGATCCTCAACCACATGCCGGCGCCGATCCAGGTTGCCTGGCTTGGCTTTCCTGGCACGACCGTCAACATCGACCTCGACTACATCATCGGCGACCACTACGTCCTTCCTGATGCCTCGAAGGTGCATTTCCACGAAAAATTCTGCAGGTTGCCGGAATGCTACCAGCCGAACGACCCGACCCATCGCCCGAAGCCGCGCCCGACGAGCCGTGCCAAGCACGGCCTGCCGGAAGACGCCTTCGTGTTTGCGTCATTCAACGGCAACCGCAAGATTACTTCCAACATGGTCGACGTCTGGTGCAATATCCTCCGGCGGACCAAGAACACCGTGCTGTGGATCATCTGCAACGGACCGCGTGCGGAAGCCAACCTTGCCGCCCGCTTCGAGGCACGCGGCATCCATCGCAAGCGCATCGTATTCACCACCCGCATCCGCTATGACGAGCACATGGACCGTCAGGCACTGGCAGACCTTGGCATCGATACCTTTCCCGTCAACGGCCATACCACGACGTCGGAACAACTCTGGGGCGGCCTGCCCGTCCTGACCCTAAAGGGCACGAACTTCGCGTCCAGGGTTAGCGAGAGCCTGCTGAATGGCATCGGCGTACCGGAACTGGTTGCTCCGGACATGCAGGGCTACGAGGACATGGCCGTTGCACTGGCCAACGATCGGCTCCTTGTGCAGGAATACAAGGATCGGCTCATCCGCAACCGCTACATCATGCCGCTGTTCGACGCAGAGCGCTTCTGCGATCACCTGCAGATGGCTTTTGAAACCATGTACGAGCGCGGCAGACAAGGACTGGAGCCCGACCATTTCGACGTGCCCGCCCTGCCCCCGCGCACGGTGCCGTTCATGGTAGAGGACGAAAATCCGCACGCTATCGCCGCAGAATAG
- a CDS encoding flagellin translates to MTSIKTNNSAMAALQTLRNVNTNLNSTQKAVSTGLRISQASDNATYWSVATTMKSDVGALGAVSDTLGLGAAKVDTAYTAMDSAIDIVGQIKDKLVTAKEGSVDKTKVQAELTQLQSQLQSVAQSASFNGENWVVAASGGDASVVSSFVRNASGGVSVSSATYTFDTGAKGNVLFGSVSGKIDTTSGILGTKDSSAGNFSVSSLNIKGMTGGQIDSAMNMVETALSAMTSAAAQLGSLSSRIDLQTSFASSLSDAITSGVGKLVDANMEQESSKLSALQTQQQLAIQSLSIANSSSQSILSLFR, encoded by the coding sequence ATGACGAGCATTAAAACCAACAACTCCGCAATGGCTGCATTGCAGACCTTGCGGAATGTCAACACCAACCTGAACAGCACGCAGAAGGCTGTCTCCACAGGTCTGCGCATCTCCCAGGCTTCTGACAATGCGACCTACTGGTCGGTTGCCACGACGATGAAGTCCGATGTCGGCGCACTGGGTGCAGTCTCCGACACGCTCGGCCTCGGTGCTGCCAAGGTCGATACCGCCTACACCGCGATGGATAGCGCCATCGACATCGTTGGCCAGATCAAGGACAAGCTTGTCACGGCCAAGGAAGGCAGTGTCGACAAGACGAAGGTTCAGGCAGAACTTACCCAACTCCAGTCGCAGTTGCAGAGCGTCGCGCAGTCGGCTTCGTTCAACGGCGAAAACTGGGTCGTCGCTGCCTCAGGTGGCGATGCTTCGGTCGTTTCTTCCTTCGTTCGCAACGCTTCCGGCGGCGTATCGGTTTCGTCAGCTACATACACGTTCGACACAGGCGCCAAGGGCAACGTCCTGTTCGGCTCCGTTTCTGGTAAGATCGACACGACGTCGGGCATTCTCGGAACCAAGGATTCCAGCGCCGGCAACTTCTCGGTCTCCAGCCTGAACATCAAGGGCATGACGGGCGGCCAGATCGACAGTGCCATGAACATGGTGGAAACCGCTCTGTCTGCCATGACGAGTGCTGCTGCACAGCTGGGCTCGCTGTCGAGCCGCATCGACCTGCAGACATCGTTCGCCTCTTCGCTCAGCGACGCTATCACCTCGGGTGTTGGCAAGCTGGTCGACGCCAACATGGAACAGGAATCGAGCAAGCTGTCTGCCCTGCAGACACAGCAGCAGCTGGCTATCCAGTCGCTGTCGATCGCCAACTCCTCGTCGCAGAGCATCCTGTCGCTCTTCCGCTAA
- a CDS encoding flagellin yields the protein MTSINTNNAAMSALQTLRNVNANLTSTQTAVSTGLRISKAADNATYWSVATTMKSDVGALGAVSDALGLGAAKVDTAYTAMDSSISIVSQIKDKLVTAKEGSVDKSKVQGELTQLQAQLKSVATSASFNGENWVVAASGGSASVVSSFVRNASGGVSVTTSAFAFDASSQGNVLFGSDGSGGANLTTGILGSGKTIGSSSFSVYSLDIKGMTGAGIDSAMNMVESALSAMTSAAAQLGSLSSRIDLQTSFASSLSDSITSGVGKLVDANMEQESSKLSALQTQQQLAVQSLSIANSSSQSILSLFR from the coding sequence ATGACAAGCATCAACACCAACAATGCGGCAATGTCTGCTCTGCAGACACTGCGCAACGTCAACGCAAATTTGACGAGCACGCAGACTGCCGTTTCGACTGGCCTGCGCATTTCCAAGGCTGCCGATAACGCCACCTATTGGTCGGTCGCCACCACGATGAAGTCGGATGTCGGCGCTCTCGGTGCAGTATCCGACGCCCTCGGCCTCGGTGCAGCCAAGGTCGACACAGCCTACACTGCCATGGACAGCTCGATCTCCATCGTCAGTCAGATCAAGGACAAGCTCGTCACTGCCAAGGAAGGTAGCGTCGACAAGTCCAAGGTTCAGGGCGAACTCACCCAGCTCCAGGCACAGCTGAAGAGCGTTGCCACATCTGCTTCGTTCAACGGTGAAAACTGGGTCGTTGCAGCTTCCGGCGGTTCCGCTTCGGTCGTGTCTTCCTTCGTTCGCAACGCTTCCGGCGGCGTTTCCGTCACCACGTCGGCCTTCGCCTTCGACGCCAGCTCGCAGGGCAACGTCCTGTTCGGCTCCGACGGCTCCGGCGGTGCCAACCTGACGACAGGTATCCTTGGCTCTGGCAAAACAATCGGCTCGTCGAGCTTCTCGGTCTATAGCCTTGATATCAAGGGCATGACCGGCGCCGGCATCGATAGCGCCATGAATATGGTGGAATCGGCTCTGTCTGCGATGACCAGCGCTGCTGCACAGCTGGGTTCGCTGTCGAGCCGCATCGATCTGCAGACATCGTTCGCCTCTTCGCTCAGCGACTCCATCACCTCGGGTGTTGGCAAGCTGGTCGACGCCAACATGGAACAGGAATCAAGCAAGCTGTCTGCCCTGCAGACACAGCAGCAGCTGGCCGTGCAGTCGCTGTCGATCGCCAACTCCTCGTCGCAGAGCATCCTGTCGCTCTTCCGTTAA